The genomic segment ataatttccCAAAACGTAAGTCCACTGATCAAGGctcatttgaaaataaatcagTTTCTCAAGTGCCCTTATTACGATCCGACGACACGCATTCTACTATAGGTAATTCATCTGTTACTTACGCTAGAGAACAAACTTTAAGCAATGCACTAGTGAAAGCCAATGAAACTCATAAGTGCCATAATAAATGGCTATCTGGCgctaaaaataatatattaaaacaaaataatacaagTACTATTATAAGAGGGCCAGTCAATGACACTGAAGTGGTCAAGACGAAAATTAAAGAACAGAATTCTTCACGTTCAGAATCTTTTTCTAGCTCATCTACTGCTATTGCATCGGATGGAGATGATGTAAAGGAAGATGATTTATcatctttaaaaatgttttaagACACAACTGCTACATTTATAATGATGCTTAGATTAAAGAGCAcatcaattgttttaatttgaCTTTCCACGAACATAAAGGggaaatataattgaaatattgataatttcaaCACATTTTATAGAGGCAGCCTCAACGTTGCATACATTCAAACAAATGGTCGATactatttatatacttatatataagtatttatgttaatattcaatgagaaattaatttcataaCCTATTTCCAACTTATATCTTCTTAATTCGGAATTATTTTACACTCGGTAGTTTTTCATAGTGCgcttttcaaaaatataaaaagtgaaaaaaaaaataattcaaataagtGAAGAAACTTCCCAGATAGAAAAGTAGATTATTCATATTAAAGAAGTTTCTAACGCATGATTATGCTATCTCAAACGAATTTGAATAAGTCTGCATAAATCATATTCAGATCAAATAACCAAACGTGTTTGTAGGTATAGTGCTCAATCAAGGACTAGAAGATTCATAGCAAAGGTTAAAGATAAGATGGCATACAGAGCTTTTGTTCACGTTGTTTTCACAAGTGCGCAGGTTTTTGGTAAAGCTTTTACAGAGGCATATAGACAGGCTGCTGCACAGTCGGTAAAAAAAGGTGCTAGGGCCGCTACGGGGGCATACAATGCTAATGCTGAGTATGGTGGGATTACATTAGATGAGAGTTGCAAAATTTTAGATATTGAGAATAAGAATGATATCAACATCGATAAAGtcaatgaaaaattcaaatacttGTTTGAAGTGAACGATGCTGAAAAAGGAGGTAGCTTTTACTTGCAAAGTAAGATATATAGAGCTGCTGAAAGACTGAAATGGGAGATAGCtcaaaaagagaaaaaaacaGAAGATCAAGGAAGCAAGGAAGGGCAAACGAACGCTCAAGCTAATACGAACTCTGCACAAACGAaagattaataatatcattctTACTCAAACTACTCATACCCGCACTTTTCCTGACCTGGACTCAGTTACATAATTCAATAGGACTGAACATCTACAGCGATGATACAAGATTTCAATTGAAAGGAAcgatattttctttataatctgtaaataatttagtatgtaataaaaacaatcaaataaatatcacATTCCATCAGCAaatgtttatattatatgttTCGCAAGATCACTATTACAATCACGAGTTCCAACTCATATTATAAATACACTTATatacaaaacaaaaaaagtaactatatataaagCATGTCCTAGCATGAAGAAGAGACACTGTAGATATCAAACTCTCAAATTACATGACGTAATTCTCTGAATAACATGTAGCTTTccttaaaatattttatttgaaggACCTTCCTCATAGTAGATATTAATCTAAGAAACCGGAAACGAAATGGATATTGTGCCCACCTTGTTTAGGGGTAGTCAAAATCCATTCAGCTATATGGGTTATATGAATTGAATCAACCATTCAAATTCCAGTATTAACTAGCCCAAAAAAACATCCGTAGACGTAAAATCGAACAgaagaataaaaatgatcAAAACATTAGGTTTCTATAAATtgtaattaattaatattatcttgAGATAGTATTAACCACTACTGATGATTGGtctttttaaaaaataaatcgAAAGGGAAatctaaaataataatcaatttatttataacaaGTAGTAAATAAGTAAACTAAACTGTATTCGAAATAATGTTGCCCTTTATATATCACgaaattgtaaaatttaaaaatgaaaatttttaataacgTCTTGTGTTACCCGACGGGTGATGGGACCTGGCGGTAAAGTAGGGCATCGATGGTTAAGTGTCACAGTCTGATATAGTGTAAAGGGTCCCTTTTAACTAAGGATTATGACGATAAACGTATATGAATgcaattatatatatatatatgtgtgtgtttTATATGGTTTAACTTTTAGATTAGTAGTTATTGTGGTTGTGGGTTGGTTGTTCTAAGACCATAGGGGGTGTTGCACAATTCAACGTTTAACATTGGCACAATGTTGTGATTGGTTCTTCTTTGATCGGTGCTTCAGAATATT from the Tetrapisispora phaffii CBS 4417 chromosome 9, complete genome genome contains:
- the PAM16 gene encoding import motor complex subunit PAM16 (similar to Saccharomyces cerevisiae PAM16 (YJL104W); ancestral locus Anc_1.257), with the translated sequence MAYRAFVHVVFTSAQVFGKAFTEAYRQAAAQSVKKGARAATGAYNANAEYGGITLDESCKILDIENKNDINIDKVNEKFKYLFEVNDAEKGGSFYLQSKIYRAAERLKWEIAQKEKKTEDQGSKEGQTNAQANTNSAQTKD